GCAAAAAGATTGCAGTAAATCCGAGCCACATAGTAGCATTACTTTGAGAGATTCTAGCATTTGAAACCACACACTATAGACTTTAGCTTGAAAGTTGCTTAGTAACTATCAATTACTCAAAAATGTAAGTGAGATAAACTATGAGTAGAAAGATGCTAAAGACCACATGGGACAATGTTTTGCAGTTTTCTTACCCATGGGTACAAGGCGATTGTTTGTAAGGAAAGTCTTGACCCTTGATAAAACCACCAAACTTCGTTGGTAGCTGTCTTGGGATGCCTGTAGAAACAGTTTTCATGGTTCTGTAAGAAGACAACGGTTTCTTCCTAAAAAGAAGTTATCAAAAGATTTTGAgggtaagagagagagagagatggagtaCCTCCCACGGATCAACCATAATAAAGTCGGAGCTTTTGCAAGCCAGATTACACATCTCTAGACGATGCTCTGCAGATAAAAGTCCCTACACAGAACCTGATTTACTTTATTATCTCTCAAGGAGATTAaacagtaaaacaaaaaaaattgggtgCTAAAAAAAGAAGCCGAAGTTCCTAGTTGGTGATGGAACGTGTCCATTAGCATTgattcagaaaaaaaagagttgtaATTGAAAGAAACTAAGATATTAATTCAAGCTGCCTAAAATCATACCTCTTTCTTGTATGCATCATTTACTGGAGACATATAGCCTCCAAGAACATGAAACCCCTCCGAGCGTAATGCATCTCTGGCCAGCTCTAAACAACGAAACAAAGAACTCATCAGTTCAAAGCAAGGAAATTCTGGACAAAAGGTCTCGTATCAAGAACATTCGACCAGACAGGCATCAACATGAATATTCCAAGAAGCCTCTTAAGTTCAAAGCTAATAGTGCAACCAAATCTAAGCTACTTAATACTCTAGAGTAACAAATGAAACCACCAGTCATACACTGTTCCTAATGCCTAAAAAATGTTCGAATTTTGACATTGCGCAAATTTGAAACCCATTGACAAGCAATTGAACTCTAGAGCTGTACTCTAGTAAGAGATTACTCACCAAACATGCGTAAATGCATGAACGTAGGAGGATTGAAACTCCCAGTTGCCACTAGCACTACACATTTTTTGTCCCTATTACAGACCAAAACGaccgcaaaaaaaaaagagtcaatACCAAGAATGTACAGTGAATTTGGTGAGAATCTCATCACCATAAGTAACCAAATGGATCAGATAATTTTCACTGAGAGAAAAATAtcgaaatcaataaaaaaaaaaggctttGAAATTTACTCAGGTTGTGATCCGATAGATAGTTTATCCACTGGTAGAGAGACATCCATTTGAACTGATGATCGAATCTTATAGCCTGTGACGATCACTCCGGCGAGTGTGTAGAAGACAGATCATGAATAAAGGATAGACCCGAACGACGTCGTGTAAAAGTACACTTTACGACACCGTTTTATTTGGAGTTAAAACGCACAGTTTTGAGTTCTCGCgagggtttattttttttttattttttttcgtaGTGgtggttaaaaataatttaaaaaaaggaGAAATGGAATCCTTAtccccaaaattttgaaattcgaaTCCGCGCTACTAGGTCTCTCTCACTCGATCTATCCCTGGAGGGTTTAGGTCGTCGGCGATGTTTTCCGGCAGGGATAATCCGACGGCGAATGCGAACATGCAGAATCTCTTCGCTCAGATCTTTGAGAGGGAGAGGCGAATCGTCGAGCAGGTCAAGCAACAAGTAGATCTCTTTGACCACCATTTAGCCTCCAAGTGCCTTCTCGCCGGAGTCTCCCCTCCTCCGTGGCTCTGGTCTCCCTCGTCTCTACCTTCCGAAACTTCCGGTACTGCTTCCTTCGTTGCTCGATTTCTCTCGCAGCAATGTCAATTTCACTGTTCCCTAGTGTTGGTTAGTGTGGGATTGATGCTGCGAAGTTGTTTGGTACTTAAAAATCGAAAATGATTGATGCTTATTAGCGTAATTTGATGTTTAATTACAAGATTATAAAATGATGTTAGGGTTCCTGAGcattatttgttatatatgtaTTCCAGAGATGGTTTTAAGTGAAGAGTTTCTGTTTCGTTCTTCTTATTCTGATGTTTGTTTACATGTGTACAGAGTTGAATAAGATCATCTCGGGGCTCTTATTTCCTCAATCCAGACATTCCATCATTTGTCCTCCTACCGGCCGTTTCTTTCAGTATCAGCGGCCCGTCAGTTTTCTAGCTGACAGTGTAGGCATGACATCTGTGGTAGATAACACTTCGGAAGAGCACttgtttgaagaagaagaacatcaACACCACCTCTCGCACAACTTAGTCCGACGCGTTTCAGATCACTCTCACGAACAGGATGCTGGTACTGCATTTCCTAGAGATGCCCATGAGGAGGAACCGTTGCCAGAAAGTGTCTCAATTGATTGCAGAGAGAATCAAAGTTGTCCGTCGCGTGGACACAGTCAGAATCAGAGAGTTGAAAATGGTACATCTCCTGGACGTAGCCAAGGGAAGATGGTTCTTAAAAGTGTCTCGAGTACTGGTTGTGAGCGGGAACCATCGACTCTCGGATATTGTCAAGATGAAACCGAACCAAACACTTGCGTTGACCCTGGACTACCAGTACCGCTTGATAAGATTCAGAGATCGAAGTCACGTCAGAAAGATTTTGAGCGTCGAAGTAGTGCCAAAGCTTCCAGAAGCCGTTCAAACCGTAGAAATGAGCTCAAACCTTCTCCAGGTGGAGATATAGGCCTTGGGATTGCTTCTTTAAGGTCCGACAGTGTTAgggaaataaatttatttaagcATGATGAGAATGATGAAGGTTG
This genomic stretch from Raphanus sativus cultivar WK10039 chromosome 3, ASM80110v3, whole genome shotgun sequence harbors:
- the LOC130509490 gene encoding nicotinamide/nicotinic acid mononucleotide adenylyltransferase, with the protein product MDVSLPVDKLSIGSQPEDKKCVVLVATGSFNPPTFMHLRMFELARDALRSEGFHVLGGYMSPVNDAYKKEGLLSAEHRLEMCNLACKSSDFIMVDPWEASQDSYQRSLVVLSRVKTFLTNNRLVPMESLKVMLLCGSDLLQSFCTPGVWIPEQVKSICKDYGIVCIRREGQDVENMIFGDRILYETRDNIRIVNNFVPNQISSSRLRQCISRGLSVKYLTEDGVIDYIRQHQLYTELT